A window of Acidobacteriota bacterium genomic DNA:
TTGCTGACGTCGTCCTGGCCCGCCAAGATTTCCAAGCCGGCGCTGCTGATGAAGCGCTTGACTCGCATGAGGCGACTGTATCATGAATTGGGGCCGTTTTCACAGGGACCGGATGGAAACGGCGCGGTCACGTTATCTTGAACATTGGCGCCCCGCTCCCGTATATTCAATTTCCACGCCGGCGGCCTGGCCGGCGGCGTGCGCAAGCGGGCCGGACGGGACGGACAGAACGACAGCGGTGCACCCCCCCGACAGTCCGCAAATCCTGACGCCGCGCGATCCCGGACCGTTCCGCGACAAGCGGGCCCGTGCCGGGGGCGCGCGCCATCATCATTTCACGAGGTGATCATGAGCGATCGCAGCAGAATGTCTCGGTGGGTGTGGCTGGCCGCCGTGGCGGTGGTCGTGTGCGGCTGGGGCGCGGCCCCCTGGGTCTCGGCCGACGAGGGGATGTGGACGTACGACAATCCGCCCCTGCGGCTTCTGGCGGAGCAGTATGGGTTCCAGCCCGATGCGGCCTGGCTGGAGCACGTCCGTTTGGCCAGCGTCCGGGTGGGGTCCGGCGGGTCCGGCTCGTTCGTCAGCCCCGACGGTTTGATCCTGACGAACCACCATGTGGGTCTGGGGCAGATCCAGAAACTGTCCACCCGGGAACGGGATCTGGTGCGCGACGGATTCTACGCCAGGACCCGCGCCGAGGAGCTGAAGTGCCCGGACCAGGAGGTCCGCGTGCTCGAGTCCATGGAGAATGTCACCGCCCGCGTGCTGGGCGCGGTTCCGGCCGGTGTGACCGGCGCGGAGGCGATGAAGGCCCGTCGGAGCGAGATCGCCCGGCTGGAGAAGGAGGGCCACGCGGCGACCGGCCTGGATTGCACGGTGATCTCGCTGTACCACGGCGGCGAGTACTGGCTGTACCGTTACCGCAAGTACACCGACGTGCGCCTGGTGTTCTGCCCGGAGCAGCAGGCCGCGTTCTTCGGCGGTGACGCCGACAACTTCACCTATCCCCGCCATGATCTTGACCTGACCATCTTCCGGGTGTACGACGCCGGCCGGCCGCTGCAGGTGAAGCATTACCTGAAGTGGAACGCCGCCGGTGCCGCCGCCGGCGAACTGGTGTTCGTGTCGGGCCATCCGGCGCGGACGAACCGGCTCTACACGCTGGCGCAGTTGGAGCTGCAGCGCGACGTGCTGCTGCCCCGCCGCATCGCCACCCTGAAACGGACGCTGGGCGTGCTCCGGGCCTATGCGGCCCGCGGACCCGAGGAGGCCCGGCAGGCGCTGGGCGGCATCTTCGGCGCGGAGAATTCGCTCAAGTCGTCGATCGGTGAATACGAAGGCATGCTCAACCGGAGTCTGCTGGACCGCAAGGCCGCCGAGGAAACAGAATTCCGCAACCGGATCGACGCCAATCCCGAATGGGCGAAGGCATTCGGCGGCGCCTGGCCGGCGATCGCCGCGACGACGCAGTTGCAGCGGGCGCACATCGCCGCCCTCGAATTCCAGTCGCTGGGCGGGTACCGGTCGCGCCTCTCGTCGACGGCCCTGACCCTCGTGCAGTACGCGGCCGAGATCGGCAAGCCGGACGCCGAGCGCCTCGAGGGCTTCCACGACGCCGACCTCGAGACGTTGCGGTTCCGGCTCCTGTCGCGAGCGCCCATCTACCCGGCGCTCGAGGAGGTGCTGCTGGCCGACTTCCTGCTTCAGGCCCGGGAGGAGCTCGGCGCCGCCGACGCGTTCGTGCAGGCGCTGCTGGACGGCGGCGAGCCGACCGAGGTGGCGCACCGGCTCATCGAGGGGACCGGCTTGGCCGATCCCAAGATCCGGCAGCAGCTGCTCGAGGGCGGTGCGGCGGCGGTGGACGCGAGCGACGACCCGCTCATCGTACTGGCCCGCCGGGTGGCGCCCATCCTCCGCGAGCGGCGGCAGTGGCAGGAAGCAAACATCACCAGCATCGAGGTGGCCGCCAGCGAAAAGATCGGGCAGGCGCGTTTCGCCGTGTACGGCAAGAACGCCTACCCTGACGCCACTGGCACGCTCCGCCTGAGCTACGGGACCGTCGCCGGCTACCCGATGAACGGCACCCAGGCCCCGCCGCTCACCACCTTCCACGGCCTGTACGACCGGGCGCTCGGCTTTGGCCTGAAGCCCCCGTACGATCTGCCGGCGCGGTTCCTGGAGCGTAAGGACAAGGTCCAGATGGAGACGCCGCTCAACTTTGTCTCCACCTGCGATATCATCGGCGGCAACTCCGGCTCGCCGGTGATCAACCGGGCCGGCGAGCTGGTGGGCCTGGTGTTCGACGGCAACATCGAGAGCCTGCCGGGCCGCTTCGTTTTCGACATGACGGCGAACCGGACCGTGTCGGTGCACGCCGCCGGCATGATCCACGCCCTGCGGGTGCTCTACGACGCCGGCCCCCTGGCCGACGAGATCGAAGGGATCGCCGCCGGAGCGCGCTAGCCCGCACGCCGGTGGGTCACCGGTAATACAGTCAGTGGACCGGGACCCGGGGATTCAGCCCCGGGTCCCGGGTGTTTTCTATGCGGATGGGTTCGGCCCCGGCCAGATCGTAGCGGATCAGCCGCGCCGGTTCAGCGCGCGCGGAATCAGCGCCACGCCCACCGCCACCGCCAGCAGCAGCGCCGCGGTGAGCAGCCAATTGACGGTGTAGGTCACCAGCCGGGTCGGATTGTTGAACGGCCGTTCGGCGAAGGCGAACTGTTGCAGGAGTTGCATTCCCACCACCTTCGCCGCGAGCAGGGCGAAGGCCCCGCCGATGAGGATGCCTGGACGTTTTGTGCGGAACCGCCAGAAGGCCGCCGCGGCCGCCGCGCCGTACACGACGATCCAGAGGAAGCTCACGGCTGTCCAGAGCCAGCCCGGCGACAGGTTATCCATGGCGCACCTCCCCGGCCGGCGCGGCGGGAGGTTCGGTGGGACGGAACATGAAGAGTCCGGCGGCGAAGAGGGCGGTCAGCAGAATCTCCGTTGCGGCCAAGCCAAGTTCCACCCATTGGAATCCGGTGGCGCTGAATCGACCGATGAGCGTCGCCGCGCTGAACTCGACGACCCAGCGCGTCAGGCCGGCGGCGAACAGCCCGGCACAAGCCACAGCGAGCATCCAGGCCGCCGCCGCGCCCTGCCGGCGCCGGGTGCAGATGGCGGCCACCACCACGGCGACGGCGAGCAGGATGAGGTCGATGACGCTGAGGAATGCGTTGGACACCTGAAACATGATCTGGACGGCGTCGTGATTCATCGATGGCCTCCTGGGGACAAGTCGGTCGGGCGGGGTTCGGTGGGGACGCCTGCGGATTCCGGTCTGCCGGGGCCGGCTGGAGCGCCGGATCGACGGGCGCAGCCGTCCGCCGGGTGCCTGTTTCCCGGCTTGGGCGTTTGCGCCACCGCGGTCACGTCCATCATGGATCTCTCCCGGTAAGCGGATTGCCCCGATAAATCGGTGGATCGGCGTGTGGCGGAATTATAACACAGTCGGACTGATGCGGCTAGCCGGCCGGAATGACGAAGCCCAGGATGGCAAAATAGTGGCATGCGCTGCCGGCCAGCACGAAACCGTGCCAGACGGCGTGGTGGTAGGGCAGGCGGCGCCACACGTAGAACCCGATGCCCGCGGTGTAGGCGATCCCGCCGAGCAGCAACAGCAGCAGGCCGCCCGGGGCCACCGCGTCGAGCAGCGGCCGCACGGCCACCACCGCCGCCCAGCCCATGGCGACGTAGAGGGCCAGCGACAGGGCGGTCCAGCGGTGCAGCAGGCGGGACTGGGCGGTGATCCCTGTCAGCGCCAGTCCCCAGATCACCCCGAACAGCGACCAGCCCCATGGCCCGCGCAGGCTCACCAGGGTGAAGGGCGTGTAGGTGCCGGCGATGAGCAGGAAGATGGCCGCGTGGTCGATGAAGCGGAGCACTCGCCGGGCGCGCGGGTGGGCGATGCCATGGTACAGGGTGGAGGCGGTGTACAGCAGAATCAGCGTGGCGCCGTAGATGGCGGCGCTGACGATGCGCCACCCGTCGTCGGTGGCGGCGGCCGCGGCGACCAGAACCACCAGCCCCGCCACGGCGGCCAGGGCGCCCGTCCCGTGAATGATGCTGTTGGCGATCTCTTCGCCGCCGCGGTACCGCCGGTCGCTGTCCGCTGCGCGCATGACCGTTCCTCCGGCTGGTATTATACGTCCGTCTCCGGCCGATGGCGGCGGCGATCCGGTTGCGGACCAACCATAATTAGTGGAACAGGCATCATTTTGGCCTTTTATCACCCGGACTGGAGTACAATACAACCAGACTGTGGGAATCACACGCAAGGAAATCTCATTGGACTTCAACAATTTTCCGAAAATCCAGTTGCCGAAGCTGCAGTTGCCCCGCCTGGAGCTGCCCGAATGGCTCGCGCCGAAAAAGGACCTGCCCCCGCTGGTCATCGGTGACCTGCGGGCTGCGGTGCCCATCGTGCAGGGCGGCATGGGCGTCGGCATCTCGCTCGCCGGGCTCGCCGCCGCCGTGGCCGAGGCCGGCGGCGTCGGCGTGATCGCCGCCAACGCCATCGGCATGATCGAGCCCGATTATTACGCCGACGGCCGCGCGGCCGACCAGCGGGCGCTCCGGAGCGAGATCCGCCGGGCCCGCGCGCGCACCCGCGGCGTGATCGGCGTGAACCTGATGGTGGCGGTGAACGACTTTCACGAGCTGCTGCAGGTGGTGGTGGAGGAGCGGGCGGACATCGTCTTCCTCGGCGCCGGTCTGCCGCTGCGGGGCATCCCGGTGGCGGCGCTGCGGGCGGCCAACGTCAAGGTCGTCCCCATCGTCAGCTCCGGCCGGGCGGCCCGGCTGATCTTCACCCACTGGCGGAAAAGCTACGGCGACGTGCCTGACGCGGTGGTGGTGGAGGGCCCGCTGGCCGGCGGCCACCTGGGCTTCAAACCGGAGCAGATCGACGATCCGGCGTTCGCGCTGGAGCGGATCGTCCCCGGCGTGATTGCCGAGGTCCGGCCGTTCGAGGCGGAATTCGGCCGGCCGATCCCGGTCATCGCCGGCGGCGGCGTGTACACCGGCGCCGACATGCACCGGATCCTGCGGCTCGGGGCGCGGGGCGTGCAGCTCGGCACCCGCTTCGTCGCCACCGACGAGTGCGACGCCGACCCGCGCTTCAAGGAGGCGTACGTGCGGTGTCGGAAGGAGGACATCGTCATCATCAAGAGCCCGGTGGGGCTGCCCGGCCGGGCGATCCGCAACCCCTTTCTCGACGAGGTCGCCCGCGGCGCGCGCCGGTCGTTCCGCTGCCCGTGGCGCTGCCTGGAGAGCTGCGACGCCCGGGCGGCCGCCTACTGCATCTCGCTGGCGCTGGACAACGCCCGCCAGGGGCGCCTGGACGACGGCTTCGCCTTCGCCGGCGCCAACGCGCACCGGGTGGACCGGATTGTCCCCGTCCGGGAGCTCGTGGACGGCCTGAAGGCGGAATACGCGGCCGCCGTCGAAGCTGCGGCGCGGTCCATCAGCGACGAGTACGTCCGCCTGGTGGAGCGCTGGAAGAGCCTGAAAGACGAATACGGGACGGCGCTGGCCCGCCTGGGCGAGCTCCGAAACGAGTACGAGCGGGCCTGGAACCAGCGGATCGCCCGCTTGAAGAAAGACTATGAGAACGCGTGGCCCGAAAAAATCGCAGCGCTGCGGGCGGAGTACGAGGGGGCGTGGAACGAGAAGGTGGCCGCGGTGCGGGAGCAGTACGAAGCCGCCGTCGCCGCGCTGGAACAGCTGCGGGCCGGCGGGCTGGACCTGCAGGCGGAGCCGCGTTAGCGGCGCGGGTGCGTCGCCGCCGGCGCGTCGTGGCCGGATAGGGGGCGCGATTTCACAGAGGCGCAACATCCATGGCGGGACAACCGGATCGCGGGCGCCTCGCGCTGGCATGGATCTGCATCGTCCTCGGCGCGGTCGTGCTCGGCTTCATGGCCGTCCAGTACCTGTCGCTGGCGTTCGTGGGCGGCATGCTGATGCCGGAGATCGGCGTGCTGGCCTGGCTGCAGGGATTTTCCGTGGCGCTGGTCTCGGTGCCCGGTATCGTTGCCACGCTGGTGCTGTTCCTGGGACTGGTGCTGCTGGTCCGGGCACACCGTTGACGCGCCTCTCGCCGTCCACGGCTCACCCGATGACCATTTCCCGCACCATTTGGCGCTTCAGCGTTGGCCCCGCGACGCGAGCAGGCTGAAATCGCCGGCCAGTGGATGTAAGCCGTCATGGGTTCGGACATGAATCAACGCTCACCTCTTCGCGTGGCGGTGCTCACCCTGCATTGCGACAGACGCGCCGGCTGCGCGTCGTGACGGCACACCCTGGTTCCTTCGGTGGGCTCAGGGCCACTTCTTGTCGCACGACATGGAAAACGACTCGTCGATGAAACGATCCGTATCGTCACGCGACAGGTTGACGCCCGCCCACTCTCCGTGGCCTGAACGAATCAGCTCGCGGGCGAATTCCATCCGCAGCGAGTGGTCGGTGGCCTGGCGCAACCAACCGTGCTCGAAGGTGAGCTCGTGCACCACCTCATAGCAGTGCGGCCGCTGAAAGCCCATGTGGACGTAAAACTCCTGCAGGAATCCCCGACCGATGATCAGGCCGCCCGAATAATCAATGGGGTATCGAAGATCGGGGTACTCCCACATGTTGGTGTCATTGGTGCAAAGGCGCGGTTCAAGACCGTTCCATGACGGCGGGGATTGATGCGAATAGTAAAGCACCCTCAACCGGACGAGGAACAGAAACCCGTCCCGGACCTCGTAGCCGGCCTCATATCCCCGCCAGCAGGCGGTGCTAATTAGAGAGCATCCCTTCCTCAGACCGAGGGCATTGGGATCAAAGGGCCAGGCGCGCTCGATGGCGGCGATGGCGTAGTATTTGCCGTCGTACCGGATTGAATCGGGGACCTGTGCGGTCATCGGCTATTCCCCCTTTGAAAGATCAAGAATATGACAACCGGTCAGACGGCTGTTGCAGCCGTATCCCCGGTGGCGAATCTGATCCGTGTCGCCTGGTAAATGAGCACTCTCATTTTAGGTCATCGCCGGCGGATTTTCAAGCGCCCGCCCGGCGCACGCCTGATGAAATCCCCGGTTCGGTCGTGGGGTGAGATTGCGCGAGATTGTCACTGCCCAGAGCGCGCCGCCGGAAGCCAAACACTGGAGCATCTTTGAAATTAGGACTGTCGTTCCCTGATTTTCATGGATCACTCAACGGTGCGACGGATCACCGCCATTTTTTCTCGTACGACAGCGAAAACGCGTCTTCGATGAGGCGGGCGACGTTGGTGCTGCAGCAGGCGATGCCCGCCTGCTCCGGATGCCCGCTCCGGACCAGGCGGCGCAACTCCGCCATCCGGGCGGAGTGGTCGGTGGCGAGCTGCAGCGCCCCGCGGTCGAAACGGAGCTCGTGCACCACCTTGTAGCCGAGGGGGTGCTGGAAGCCCATGTGGACGTAGAACTCCTGGATGAACTCCCGGGCGATGACCACACCGCCGGAATACGGCACGGGATGGAGGATGTCCCGGTATTCCCACAAACCCATGGAGTCGGGCTTGTCTCCGGGCGGAATGCCGTCCCAGGCCGCCGGCGGATTCGGCCCGGCGAGCAGGTTGAGCCGAATTAGATACAGGCGCCCGTCGCGGACCGCATAGTGGCCCACGTGCCCGCGCCAGCAGGCGGTGCAGGCGGCGGCCGGCTGTCCTTCGCGCAAGCCGAGGGCGTCGGGGTGGAACGGCCAGTCGCGTTCGATGGCGGCGATGGCGTAGGCATGGCCGTCGTACTGGAGCGTGTCGGGAACCTGGGCGGTCATCGGCTATTCCCCCTCTGAAAGATCAAGAATATGACAGCCGGTCAGACGGCTGATGCAGCCGTGTCCCCGGTGGCGAATCTGATCCGTGTCGCCGGGTGAATGAGCACTCTCATTATGGGTCATCGCCGGCGGATTTTCAAGCGCCCGCCCGGCGCGCGGCAACGGCCGCGGAGCCGTCCCGGCGGTGTGGTCCGCTGCATGTTCCGCCAGGCAAGTGACGAGTCAGCCGCAGATGGTCAGGATCGCTTCGGCGGCCAGCCGGCCGGAACGGAGCGCGCCATTGATGGACGGCGTGTCACACTCGTCGCCGCAGCGCCAAAGGCCGGGGCGGATCCGGATCTGCCGCTGCAGGGCGGCCGGGTCCAGCTCGTCTCGCACCGGCAGGGCGTGGAGGATGCGGTAAGTCCGCAGGAGCCGCCAGCCCG
This region includes:
- a CDS encoding S46 family peptidase; its protein translation is MSDRSRMSRWVWLAAVAVVVCGWGAAPWVSADEGMWTYDNPPLRLLAEQYGFQPDAAWLEHVRLASVRVGSGGSGSFVSPDGLILTNHHVGLGQIQKLSTRERDLVRDGFYARTRAEELKCPDQEVRVLESMENVTARVLGAVPAGVTGAEAMKARRSEIARLEKEGHAATGLDCTVISLYHGGEYWLYRYRKYTDVRLVFCPEQQAAFFGGDADNFTYPRHDLDLTIFRVYDAGRPLQVKHYLKWNAAGAAAGELVFVSGHPARTNRLYTLAQLELQRDVLLPRRIATLKRTLGVLRAYAARGPEEARQALGGIFGAENSLKSSIGEYEGMLNRSLLDRKAAEETEFRNRIDANPEWAKAFGGAWPAIAATTQLQRAHIAALEFQSLGGYRSRLSSTALTLVQYAAEIGKPDAERLEGFHDADLETLRFRLLSRAPIYPALEEVLLADFLLQAREELGAADAFVQALLDGGEPTEVAHRLIEGTGLADPKIRQQLLEGGAAAVDASDDPLIVLARRVAPILRERRQWQEANITSIEVAASEKIGQARFAVYGKNAYPDATGTLRLSYGTVAGYPMNGTQAPPLTTFHGLYDRALGFGLKPPYDLPARFLERKDKVQMETPLNFVSTCDIIGGNSGSPVINRAGELVGLVFDGNIESLPGRFVFDMTANRTVSVHAAGMIHALRVLYDAGPLADEIEGIAAGAR
- a CDS encoding hemolysin III family protein, which gives rise to MRAADSDRRYRGGEEIANSIIHGTGALAAVAGLVVLVAAAAATDDGWRIVSAAIYGATLILLYTASTLYHGIAHPRARRVLRFIDHAAIFLLIAGTYTPFTLVSLRGPWGWSLFGVIWGLALTGITAQSRLLHRWTALSLALYVAMGWAAVVAVRPLLDAVAPGGLLLLLLGGIAYTAGIGFYVWRRLPYHHAVWHGFVLAGSACHYFAILGFVIPAG
- a CDS encoding nitronate monooxygenase, translated to MDFNNFPKIQLPKLQLPRLELPEWLAPKKDLPPLVIGDLRAAVPIVQGGMGVGISLAGLAAAVAEAGGVGVIAANAIGMIEPDYYADGRAADQRALRSEIRRARARTRGVIGVNLMVAVNDFHELLQVVVEERADIVFLGAGLPLRGIPVAALRAANVKVVPIVSSGRAARLIFTHWRKSYGDVPDAVVVEGPLAGGHLGFKPEQIDDPAFALERIVPGVIAEVRPFEAEFGRPIPVIAGGGVYTGADMHRILRLGARGVQLGTRFVATDECDADPRFKEAYVRCRKEDIVIIKSPVGLPGRAIRNPFLDEVARGARRSFRCPWRCLESCDARAAAYCISLALDNARQGRLDDGFAFAGANAHRVDRIVPVRELVDGLKAEYAAAVEAAARSISDEYVRLVERWKSLKDEYGTALARLGELRNEYERAWNQRIARLKKDYENAWPEKIAALRAEYEGAWNEKVAAVREQYEAAVAALEQLRAGGLDLQAEPR